In a genomic window of Streptomyces katrae:
- the tgmA gene encoding putative ATP-grasp-modified RiPP: MRTATLTLLPPWAMRLVTDRLPIGAPAYAAVTLEPSSQTAVYTDTTGQRVEMGQHGTNQTSPTTSQSGGSDGSSPQPQTADDSNPDYSSD; the protein is encoded by the coding sequence ATGCGCACCGCAACACTCACACTCCTGCCGCCATGGGCGATGCGGCTGGTCACCGACAGGCTCCCGATCGGCGCCCCGGCCTACGCGGCCGTGACGCTGGAGCCGTCCTCGCAGACCGCCGTCTACACCGACACCACCGGCCAGCGGGTCGAGATGGGTCAGCACGGCACCAACCAGACCAGCCCGACCACGTCCCAGTCCGGGGGCAGTGACGGGTCCAGCCCGCAGCCGCAGACCGCGGATGACTCCAACCCCGACTACAGCTCGGACTGA